One window of the Cytophagales bacterium genome contains the following:
- a CDS encoding PKD domain-containing protein has protein sequence MKNIFIHIANILLLAFFCFKNYDAQATHSMGMDLTYECLGADTFQITLAFYRDCAGINAPGSPGVNISSVSCGQNFVESLSLVSVKEITPICTTYQTVCSGGSYPGAEEYIYQGVVILPAQCSDWVLSYSLCCRNYDITTINNPGSENIHVETLLDNTWVFCNNSPVFSNNPVPFICIGKSYCFNHGATDADGDSLVYSLITPSTGPGAGDTVDYFSGYSAVNPLTSTPPLFIDPLTGDICMTPAMLEVTVLAVKVEEWRNGVFIGSVIRDIQVRVIDCPNANNLPWLDGIDSSGSFSASACAGQLITFSTNSYDIDTAQTLTLSWNQGIPGASFSISGGVRPTGSFSWTPDTSHISNTPHCFTVEVVDDNCPFLGSQVYSFCITVYGLTANIDSVKNISCKSANDGEATVIVTGGTLPYSYLWNTNPAQTGQTASGLDKGNYTVTVTDANGCIATANVTINEPKQLNVNIAPPSHVTCYDGSDGQAIANATGGTPPFSFLWNTNPPQTTDTATGLSAGTYTVTVTDLNGCVETKNVNINQPNNPMTVKNLSVIDVSCYGEDDGEATVQITGGGPPTYSYVWIGPDSIILTGHWVTGLAPGTYTLIVTNSIGCDDSTIVVVISEPPELIATIVGINVSCNGNCNGSADLTVSGGTMPYSFSWSDGSDTEDISALCPGLYVVNLTDSNGCTISDSVNISEPVALNTSIAGTNVSCNGVCDGVADLTVSGGTTPYSYSWSNGAASKDIASLCAGTYIVDITDANSCVIPDTVIISEPLGLTASIAGTDVICNRACNGASDLTVTGGTPPYSYIWSNGATSENIASLCAGTYTVEISDANSCIISDTITINQRCLVADFDVFGNGCRPLTVSFINNTLYADSYIWNFGDGATSLLKDPTHTYYDKGTYSVTLIAYGPGGQDTLTKLNIIVVHELPIAAFVVNPEFVFLPAEPVHCINLSENADSYLWDFGDGVTSDEANPYYNYTFPGEYIITLIARNQYGCSDTLTKKVLAKKGGLILIPNAFAPEQPQDNIFIALTSGVISYKMQIFNRWGELIFETTNADAGWDGYYRGELSKQDVYVWKIGAEFMNGERYKGVGNVTLLR, from the coding sequence ATGAAAAACATTTTCATTCATATTGCAAATATCTTATTGCTAGCATTCTTTTGCTTTAAAAATTACGATGCTCAAGCTACGCATTCGATGGGTATGGACCTTACCTATGAATGCCTGGGAGCAGATACTTTTCAGATCACACTTGCTTTTTACAGGGATTGTGCGGGAATTAATGCCCCTGGCAGCCCGGGGGTGAATATCAGCTCAGTATCCTGCGGCCAGAATTTTGTTGAAAGCCTTAGTCTCGTCTCTGTAAAAGAAATCACCCCGATATGTACTACCTACCAGACAGTATGCAGCGGAGGTAGTTATCCTGGCGCTGAAGAATACATTTATCAGGGAGTGGTTATTCTACCAGCCCAATGCAGCGACTGGGTTTTGAGCTATAGTTTATGCTGCAGAAATTATGATATCACGACCATTAACAATCCCGGTTCGGAAAATATTCATGTTGAAACACTTCTTGATAATACCTGGGTATTCTGTAATAATTCTCCTGTGTTTTCAAATAATCCCGTGCCTTTTATCTGCATAGGAAAATCTTATTGTTTCAATCATGGAGCAACTGATGCCGATGGTGATTCTTTGGTTTACTCTTTGATCACACCTTCAACAGGCCCCGGTGCAGGTGATACTGTGGATTATTTTAGCGGTTATTCTGCTGTAAATCCTCTTACTTCTACACCACCTTTATTTATTGATCCCCTTACAGGCGATATTTGTATGACGCCTGCCATGTTAGAAGTAACTGTTTTAGCTGTCAAAGTTGAAGAATGGAGAAACGGTGTGTTCATTGGTAGTGTAATTCGCGATATTCAGGTTAGGGTGATTGATTGTCCAAATGCCAATAATCTTCCCTGGCTGGATGGTATTGATAGTTCCGGGTCGTTTTCCGCATCTGCCTGTGCAGGACAATTGATCACCTTTTCTACAAACAGCTACGACATTGATACTGCACAAACATTAACCCTAAGCTGGAACCAGGGGATACCTGGTGCAAGCTTCTCAATATCAGGAGGTGTAAGGCCAACAGGCTCCTTTAGCTGGACCCCGGATACAAGCCATATCAGTAATACCCCACATTGTTTTACGGTAGAAGTTGTTGATGATAATTGTCCGTTTTTAGGATCACAGGTTTATTCGTTTTGCATAACTGTTTATGGCTTAACTGCAAACATTGATTCTGTTAAAAATATAAGTTGTAAAAGTGCAAATGATGGGGAGGCAACAGTGATCGTTACAGGAGGAACTCTTCCCTATTCTTATTTGTGGAACACTAATCCCGCACAAACCGGTCAAACAGCTTCAGGACTGGATAAAGGAAATTATACAGTCACTGTTACAGATGCCAATGGCTGTATTGCCACAGCGAATGTCACTATCAATGAACCTAAACAGTTAAATGTCAATATCGCTCCTCCCAGCCATGTAACCTGTTATGATGGAAGTGATGGTCAGGCGATTGCAAATGCTACAGGTGGCACACCGCCATTTTCATTTTTATGGAATACAAACCCTCCCCAAACCACTGACACAGCAACAGGATTAAGTGCCGGTACATATACTGTGACCGTCACAGACCTTAATGGATGTGTAGAAACAAAAAATGTAAATATCAACCAGCCCAATAATCCAATGACGGTAAAGAACCTTTCAGTGATAGATGTAAGCTGTTATGGTGAAGATGATGGTGAAGCAACGGTGCAAATCACCGGAGGGGGCCCTCCAACATACAGTTATGTATGGATAGGTCCGGATTCAATAATATTGACAGGGCACTGGGTAACAGGACTTGCTCCAGGAACTTACACCTTAATCGTAACCAATAGTATCGGATGTGATGATTCCACAATTGTTGTTGTGATTTCCGAGCCTCCCGAATTGATTGCAACGATCGTTGGAATAAACGTAAGCTGCAATGGTAACTGTAACGGATCAGCAGACCTGACGGTTTCCGGAGGTACTATGCCTTATTCTTTTTCCTGGTCTGATGGCTCAGATACAGAGGATATATCAGCATTGTGTCCGGGATTATATGTAGTTAATCTCACTGATTCAAACGGCTGTACTATCTCAGACAGTGTGAACATTAGTGAACCTGTTGCACTTAATACGAGCATAGCCGGAACGAATGTTAGCTGTAATGGGGTCTGTGACGGAGTAGCTGATCTGACCGTTTCCGGTGGTACAACTCCATATTCATATTCCTGGTCTAATGGAGCTGCCTCTAAAGATATAGCAAGCTTATGTGCAGGAACCTACATTGTTGATATTACTGATGCTAACAGCTGTGTGATCCCTGATACAGTTATTATCAGTGAACCATTAGGATTAACTGCAAGTATAGCAGGTACTGATGTAATCTGTAACAGAGCCTGTAATGGTGCATCTGACCTGACTGTAACAGGCGGTACACCCCCATATTCTTATATATGGTCAAATGGCGCTACTTCTGAAAACATAGCAAGCTTATGTGCAGGAACCTATACGGTTGAAATAAGTGATGCCAATAGCTGTATAATTTCAGACACAATAACTATTAATCAGCGTTGTCTGGTAGCTGACTTTGATGTGTTTGGCAATGGCTGCAGGCCTTTGACCGTATCGTTTATCAATAATACCCTTTACGCTGATTCTTATATATGGAATTTTGGAGATGGCGCTACATCATTATTAAAAGATCCTACCCATACTTACTATGATAAAGGTACATATTCGGTAACATTAATCGCTTATGGACCAGGGGGACAGGATACTTTAACCAAACTAAATATTATTGTGGTGCATGAGCTGCCCATAGCTGCTTTTGTAGTTAATCCTGAATTCGTTTTCCTGCCTGCAGAACCTGTACATTGTATTAATCTATCTGAGAATGCAGATAGTTATCTATGGGATTTTGGAGATGGCGTCACTTCGGATGAAGCAAATCCTTACTACAATTATACATTTCCCGGTGAATACATAATTACACTAATTGCCAGGAACCAATACGGTTGTTCTGATACACTAACGAAAAAAGTCCTGGCAAAAAAGGGAGGACTTATCCTGATCCCGAATGCATTTGCTCCCGAACAACCACAAGATAACATATTTATTGCCCTCACTTCAGGAGTTATAAGCTATAAGATGCAAATATTTAATCGCTGGGGAGAATTAATATTTGAAACAACAAATGCCGATGCCGGATGGGATGGATATTACCGGGGTGAGTTGAGCAAGCAAGACGTATATGTATGGAAAATTGGTGCGGAATTTATGAATGGAGAAAGGTATAAAGGGGTGGGGAATGTTACGTTGCTTCGGTGA
- a CDS encoding PKD domain-containing protein: MKTLKTIIVGEEYREYNSKFSSLCALRYALCAFIILIFLPFAQGQANNQENTNISLNIPASAEPGSAFVVEVIINKGNNERIGKFQQELPSGFTVTPIETEKGKFKFKDQKVEIIWIKLPPENKFSISYNVTVGNNVAGEKIFRSKFQYLENKQCKSLIATNNISIEAPAFVASLPHNPLPGTLDEITSPKSGCAPHTIWFINELYKGTGSTIYTWDFGDGVTSNQENPKHTYYEEGTYLASLTATEPGGYNAVVEMQLINVYPVPTPEFMVNPEFVFLIDEPAQCLNLSKKADSYQWDFGDETTSDKKEPQHYYALPGEYTITLIAANQYGCSDTVAKEVIAKTGGLVFVPKSFTPESLKNNILVPLTSGIISFNMKIFDKKGKLLFETNNEDKGWNGLYKGKLCKQGVHKWKIAAEYMGGEKYRGTGTVILWRHKSNMSEKKKIHRPNDLIVPAAKYNLKNNYPLLNSK, translated from the coding sequence ATGAAAACACTAAAGACTATAATCGTAGGTGAAGAATACAGAGAGTATAACTCTAAGTTCTCTTCGCTATGCGCTCTTCGCTATGCGCTTTGCGCTTTTATCATTCTTATTTTTCTACCTTTTGCCCAAGGGCAGGCAAATAACCAGGAGAATACCAACATATCACTAAACATTCCTGCTTCAGCAGAACCCGGTTCAGCATTTGTTGTTGAGGTTATAATTAATAAAGGCAACAACGAACGCATTGGAAAATTTCAGCAGGAACTGCCATCAGGCTTTACAGTAACACCAATCGAAACAGAAAAAGGAAAATTTAAATTTAAAGATCAAAAAGTTGAAATAATCTGGATCAAATTACCGCCTGAAAATAAATTCTCCATATCATATAATGTTACCGTGGGAAATAATGTAGCAGGTGAAAAGATCTTCCGGAGTAAATTTCAATACCTGGAAAACAAACAATGTAAATCCCTGATCGCAACAAATAATATTTCTATTGAAGCACCTGCTTTTGTTGCTTCTTTACCCCACAATCCGCTCCCGGGTACTCTGGATGAAATCACGAGTCCGAAATCCGGATGTGCGCCACATACCATCTGGTTCATAAACGAACTGTATAAAGGAACAGGATCAACTATATACACCTGGGATTTTGGTGATGGTGTTACTTCAAACCAGGAGAATCCAAAACATACTTATTATGAAGAAGGCACTTATTTGGCCTCCTTAACTGCTACTGAGCCTGGCGGGTACAACGCAGTAGTTGAAATGCAATTAATTAATGTTTATCCGGTTCCAACTCCTGAATTTATGGTCAATCCCGAATTTGTTTTCCTGATCGATGAACCGGCTCAATGTTTAAATCTGTCAAAAAAAGCTGACAGCTATCAATGGGATTTTGGTGATGAAACCACTTCAGATAAAAAAGAACCTCAACATTATTATGCTCTCCCCGGTGAATATACAATTACTCTAATTGCTGCAAACCAATATGGCTGCAGCGATACTGTTGCAAAAGAAGTCATTGCAAAAACAGGTGGACTCGTTTTTGTTCCGAAATCTTTTACGCCTGAAAGTTTAAAAAATAACATACTTGTACCTCTTACCTCTGGGATTATCAGCTTTAATATGAAAATATTCGATAAGAAAGGCAAATTATTATTTGAAACAAACAATGAAGATAAGGGCTGGAATGGACTTTATAAGGGGAAATTATGCAAACAAGGTGTTCATAAATGGAAAATAGCTGCTGAATATATGGGTGGAGAAAAATACAGGGGAACAGGAACTGTGATATTATGGAGACATAAATCCAATATGAGTGAGAAGAAGAAAATCCACAGACCTAATGACCTGATAGTGCCCGCAGCTAAGTATAATTTAAAAAATAACTACCCACTGCTAAATTCTAAATAA
- a CDS encoding dihydrofolate reductase, whose translation MVCLLVLLLPACESKVSSEEPSDFQYLSEQFADLQILRYKVPGFEELSLQQKEMLYYLYKAALSGRDIIYDQNYKHNLLVRRTLEAIVESYSGDRETEEFNKFMVYTKRVWFSNGIHHHSGAKKFLPDITPEYFSQLVKNALENKFSLLETVEEADTIHNFDLLDLILLEGETIEDFIEKLIPIILDPRVDVKRVNQNPDVDMITSSANNYYEGVTQQEVETYYQNVIDRNDTTPVSYGLNSKLVKENDQIKEKVWKIGGMYTEAIEQIVYWLEKASLVAENDQQKIALDKLIEYYKTGDLRKFDEYNIEWVKDTASRIDLVNGFIEVYGDALGYRAAYESVVSIKDLKATKRIAAIAKEAQWFEDNAPIMEEHKKKNVKGISAKVITVVIEGGDASPSTPIGINLPNAQWIRKYYGSKSVNLSNIKASYNYLTAHGGQVEEFYYTREEMERAKKHDVLADNLHTDLHEVIGHASGQLEPGVGTPKETLKNYASTLEEGRADLVALYYFMDEKLVEIGVMPSLEVGKAAYDDYISNGLMQQLKRLEEGDNLEQAHMRNRQMVAKWVYEKGLKENVIEKIMKKQGKQKTYFVVNDYQKLRKLFGLLLREIQRIKSQGDYEAGKNLVENYGVKVDQQLLKEVKKRYRKLGIPPYSGFIQPKLVPVYEGEKIIDVTIEYPDDFTEQMMEYGREYSFLPYYN comes from the coding sequence ATGGTTTGTTTGCTGGTCTTATTGCTACCGGCTTGTGAAAGTAAGGTAAGCTCAGAAGAACCATCTGATTTTCAATACTTATCAGAACAATTTGCAGACCTCCAGATACTCCGATATAAGGTACCCGGTTTTGAGGAGCTTTCTTTGCAGCAAAAAGAGATGCTTTACTATCTCTATAAGGCAGCATTATCGGGTAGGGATATTATTTATGACCAGAATTATAAACACAACCTTCTTGTCAGAAGGACACTTGAGGCAATTGTAGAAAGTTATTCGGGTGATAGAGAAACAGAAGAATTTAACAAATTCATGGTTTATACAAAAAGAGTATGGTTTTCTAACGGCATTCATCACCACTCCGGAGCTAAAAAATTCCTGCCAGACATTACGCCTGAATATTTTTCACAATTGGTGAAAAACGCTCTTGAAAATAAATTCTCTCTTCTTGAAACAGTTGAAGAAGCTGACACAATTCATAATTTTGATCTTTTAGATTTAATTCTTTTAGAAGGTGAAACGATTGAGGATTTCATTGAAAAGCTGATCCCGATCATTTTAGATCCGAGAGTTGACGTAAAAAGAGTGAACCAGAATCCTGATGTTGACATGATCACATCATCAGCCAACAACTATTATGAAGGGGTAACGCAGCAGGAAGTTGAGACCTATTATCAAAATGTTATTGATAGAAATGACACAACTCCCGTTTCCTATGGCCTTAATTCAAAGCTTGTTAAAGAAAATGATCAGATCAAAGAAAAAGTGTGGAAGATAGGTGGAATGTACACCGAAGCTATTGAACAAATTGTTTACTGGCTGGAAAAAGCTTCTTTAGTAGCAGAAAACGACCAGCAAAAAATAGCGCTTGATAAATTAATTGAATATTACAAAACCGGTGATCTCAGGAAATTTGATGAATATAACATTGAATGGGTTAAAGATACGGCTTCAAGGATAGACCTGGTAAATGGATTTATAGAAGTGTATGGTGATGCGCTCGGGTATAGAGCAGCTTATGAATCTGTAGTATCCATAAAAGATTTGAAAGCAACAAAACGTATTGCTGCTATTGCCAAAGAAGCCCAATGGTTTGAAGATAATGCTCCTATCATGGAGGAACATAAGAAGAAGAATGTAAAAGGCATTTCTGCCAAGGTGATCACTGTAGTTATTGAAGGGGGTGATGCATCTCCTTCCACTCCTATTGGTATCAACCTGCCGAATGCTCAATGGATCAGAAAATATTACGGCTCAAAATCAGTGAACCTTAGCAACATCAAGGCTTCATACAATTATCTCACAGCTCATGGCGGGCAGGTTGAAGAATTTTACTATACCCGGGAAGAAATGGAAAGAGCTAAGAAACATGATGTTCTGGCAGATAACCTGCACACCGATTTACATGAAGTAATAGGCCACGCATCCGGTCAGCTTGAACCTGGCGTTGGCACTCCAAAAGAAACGCTCAAAAATTATGCTTCCACACTTGAAGAAGGCCGTGCCGACCTGGTTGCATTATATTACTTTATGGATGAAAAGCTGGTAGAAATTGGCGTGATGCCTTCATTAGAAGTTGGTAAAGCTGCTTATGACGATTATATCAGCAATGGTCTTATGCAGCAATTAAAAAGACTCGAAGAGGGGGATAACCTCGAACAGGCACATATGCGTAACAGGCAGATGGTTGCAAAATGGGTTTATGAAAAGGGTCTTAAAGAAAATGTTATTGAGAAAATAATGAAGAAACAAGGTAAACAAAAAACATATTTCGTAGTCAATGATTACCAAAAGCTCAGAAAATTGTTTGGCCTGTTATTGCGTGAGATCCAGAGAATCAAATCACAGGGTGATTATGAAGCCGGGAAAAACCTTGTGGAGAATTACGGGGTAAAAGTGGACCAGCAATTATTAAAAGAAGTAAAAAAACGATATCGAAAACTTGGTATACCTCCTTATTCAGGATTTATCCAGCCTAAGTTGGTCCCTGTATATGAAGGGGAAAAAATAATAGACGTAACAATTGAATATCCTGATGATTTTACAGAGCAAATGATGGAATATGGGAGGGAGTATTCGTTTTTGCCCTATTATAATTAG
- a CDS encoding CTP synthase: MGSPKYIFVTGGVTSSLGKGVISASLGKLLQASGFSVTIQKFDPYINIDPGTMNPYEHGECYVTDDGAETDLDLGHYERFLDIATSQANNVTTGSIYNTVITKEREGAYLGKTVQVIPHITDEIKRRMFLLGNTKKYDIIITEIGGTIGDIESLPFVEAVRQVIWELGHHSAIVIHLTLVPFLKTTGELKTKPTQHSVKTLLESGIQPDILACRTEHHLPIDIRTKIALFCNVHIDSVIEVIDADTIYDVPMLMKKEKLDVTVLKKLKLHRNNKPNTEQWQRFLSKIKNPTKEINIGLVGKYVELRDAYKSIVEAFTHGGAANECKVNIKWVQSEHLLNGLSTNHTCPPTKKQHQGRRETKARQAGTTNNFFENVHGILVAPGFGERGIEGKIEAARYARENNIPYLGICLGMQCAVIEFARNVLNLKEAATTEITPDTPDPVIDLMEEQKNVTKKGGTMRLGAYPCEFKKDSKAYAVYGKAKVSERHRHRYEFNNKYIKKFQEAGMLTPGINPDNKLVEVIELKDHPWFISTQYHPELKSTVLQPHPLFVGFIKAAVEYAKNN, from the coding sequence ATGGGTTCTCCAAAATACATCTTTGTAACAGGCGGTGTTACCTCATCATTAGGAAAAGGGGTCATCTCAGCATCGCTTGGAAAACTCCTGCAGGCAAGCGGCTTTTCTGTCACCATCCAAAAATTTGACCCCTATATAAATATCGATCCCGGCACGATGAATCCTTATGAACATGGAGAATGCTACGTAACAGATGATGGCGCTGAGACCGACCTGGACCTTGGCCATTATGAACGTTTTTTAGATATTGCTACTTCCCAGGCAAATAATGTTACAACTGGCAGTATTTATAATACTGTAATTACTAAAGAAAGAGAAGGGGCTTATCTCGGTAAAACAGTACAGGTGATACCGCATATAACTGATGAAATAAAAAGGAGAATGTTTCTTTTGGGAAATACAAAAAAATATGATATAATTATCACAGAAATTGGCGGCACGATCGGTGATATTGAATCGTTACCCTTTGTAGAAGCAGTAAGGCAGGTAATCTGGGAATTAGGCCATCATAGCGCCATAGTGATCCATCTTACCCTTGTCCCATTTTTAAAAACGACTGGGGAATTAAAGACTAAACCCACGCAACATTCTGTTAAAACACTTCTTGAGTCAGGGATACAGCCCGATATTCTTGCTTGTAGAACTGAACATCATCTTCCGATTGATATTAGAACGAAGATAGCGCTTTTCTGTAACGTGCACATAGATTCTGTAATAGAAGTCATAGATGCTGATACGATATATGATGTACCAATGCTAATGAAAAAAGAGAAATTGGATGTAACAGTGTTGAAAAAATTAAAATTACATCGCAACAACAAACCAAATACAGAACAATGGCAGCGTTTTTTAAGCAAAATTAAAAATCCAACCAAAGAGATCAATATCGGGCTTGTAGGTAAATATGTTGAACTTCGGGATGCTTACAAATCGATCGTTGAAGCTTTTACGCACGGAGGGGCTGCAAATGAATGTAAGGTGAATATTAAATGGGTACAATCAGAACACCTGCTGAATGGCCTTTCCACCAATCACACCTGCCCGCCAACCAAAAAGCAACATCAAGGCAGGCGGGAAACCAAAGCAAGGCAGGCGGGTACTACGAATAACTTTTTTGAAAATGTACATGGAATACTGGTTGCTCCCGGGTTTGGTGAAAGAGGTATAGAAGGGAAGATAGAAGCAGCAAGATACGCAAGGGAAAATAATATCCCATATTTAGGTATCTGCCTGGGTATGCAATGTGCAGTTATAGAGTTTGCCCGGAATGTATTAAATTTAAAAGAGGCTGCTACCACTGAAATAACACCTGATACGCCTGATCCTGTGATAGATTTAATGGAAGAACAAAAAAATGTGACTAAGAAAGGAGGTACCATGAGACTTGGAGCCTATCCATGTGAGTTTAAAAAAGATTCAAAAGCTTATGCTGTTTATGGAAAAGCAAAGGTCAGTGAGAGACACCGGCACAGATATGAATTTAACAATAAATACATCAAAAAATTTCAAGAGGCTGGAATGTTAACTCCTGGCATCAATCCGGATAACAAGCTCGTGGAAGTGATAGAGCTAAAAGATCACCCCTGGTTCATAAGTACACAATACCATCCCGAACTAAAAAGCACCGTTCTTCAACCTCATCCGTTGTTTGTCGGGTTTATAAAAGCAGCAGTTGAATATGCAAAAAATAATTAA
- the yidC gene encoding membrane protein insertase YidC, which yields MDKNYITGIVLIMVLFIAYFWFFSPTPPPVDQTITSDSTYAPGEKTTLRDEVGTQPQIATSNPSDSYWNQQDTLKKHYKEQYGIFAVAAEGEAKDIIIENKQVRITLNTKGGKVKEVMLKEHKTYNKKPLILLDEQSSTMAFEFQTNAAARIGNPSSSSRTGIVNLSELYFKTYGENTFVNKAEKSISLVLNISPNQYIEQVYTLPEEGYLLKLQIKFIGLDNVVKNEPVKFSWTDKLKKVESDLKESRYKSTLNYYYNDGDFDYLSERSDDPEQEPLDKPLKWISMKQRFFSAAFISENYFPKGKVSSYIDLADSNTVKTLIASLDIPIEDLKTGEGRFKFYFGPNDYHILKNVTAGFDNNVDLGWWFIPWFNKLLIIPVFNFLEGYTSNYGLIILLLVLIIKTLLFPLTYKSYVSMGKMRVLKPETDAIKEKYKDDMKAAQQEQMKLFQNVGVNPLSGCIPMLVQMPFFFAMFFFFPNSIELRQESFLWAHDLSTYDSIYDLPFTIPFYGSHISLFTILMTISTLVYTYINSQAMSSQMQGPMKTMQYIMPIMFLFILNSFSAALTYYYFLQNLITIGQQMIIRRFVDDEKIRQKLDDYKIQHTTKKKSGFRQKIEAAVKGKSNGLSFKERYYQEMRKKKDKK from the coding sequence ATAGATAAAAATTATATCACCGGCATCGTTCTTATTATGGTGTTGTTTATAGCATATTTTTGGTTCTTTTCACCAACACCTCCACCGGTTGACCAAACCATTACAAGCGATTCAACCTATGCTCCCGGGGAAAAAACTACCCTGCGTGATGAAGTGGGGACGCAGCCACAAATAGCAACTTCTAACCCTTCCGATAGCTATTGGAACCAACAGGATACGCTCAAAAAGCATTATAAAGAGCAATATGGCATCTTTGCTGTTGCTGCTGAAGGAGAAGCTAAAGATATAATTATTGAAAACAAACAAGTTAGGATCACCTTAAATACCAAAGGTGGCAAGGTTAAGGAAGTAATGCTAAAAGAACATAAAACCTACAACAAAAAGCCACTGATCCTCCTTGATGAACAAAGCAGTACAATGGCATTTGAATTTCAAACAAATGCTGCTGCTCGGATTGGTAATCCGAGCAGCAGTAGCAGGACCGGAATTGTTAACCTAAGTGAATTGTATTTTAAAACATATGGTGAAAATACCTTTGTAAATAAAGCTGAAAAATCCATCAGTTTAGTGCTTAACATTTCCCCTAATCAATATATTGAGCAGGTATACACTTTACCGGAAGAGGGTTATTTGCTTAAACTTCAAATTAAATTTATTGGTCTTGACAATGTAGTTAAAAATGAACCTGTTAAATTTTCCTGGACTGACAAGCTAAAAAAAGTAGAAAGTGACCTGAAAGAAAGCAGGTATAAATCAACGTTAAATTATTACTACAATGATGGAGATTTTGACTATTTAAGCGAACGTTCAGATGACCCGGAACAAGAGCCGCTTGATAAACCCCTCAAGTGGATCTCTATGAAGCAGCGGTTTTTCTCTGCGGCTTTTATCTCAGAAAATTATTTCCCAAAAGGTAAAGTATCGAGCTATATCGACCTGGCAGATTCCAATACCGTAAAAACACTTATTGCAAGCTTAGACATTCCTATAGAAGATCTCAAAACGGGAGAAGGCAGGTTCAAATTCTATTTTGGACCCAACGATTACCACATTCTTAAAAACGTTACAGCGGGCTTTGATAACAATGTTGATTTAGGCTGGTGGTTCATCCCATGGTTTAATAAATTACTCATCATACCTGTTTTTAACTTTTTGGAAGGCTATACAAGCAATTACGGTTTAATTATCCTGCTTTTAGTATTGATCATCAAAACGCTGCTTTTCCCGCTTACTTACAAGTCGTATGTATCTATGGGGAAAATGAGGGTATTAAAACCGGAAACAGACGCGATCAAAGAGAAATACAAGGATGATATGAAAGCCGCACAGCAGGAACAGATGAAACTTTTTCAGAATGTTGGTGTTAACCCGCTCAGTGGTTGTATTCCTATGTTAGTCCAGATGCCCTTCTTTTTTGCCATGTTCTTTTTCTTCCCTAATTCCATTGAGCTAAGGCAGGAATCATTCCTATGGGCTCACGACCTCTCTACCTACGACTCTATATATGATTTACCCTTTACAATTCCATTCTATGGATCGCACATTAGTTTATTTACAATCCTGATGACAATTTCTACCTTGGTATATACTTATATTAACAGTCAAGCTATGAGCTCGCAGATGCAGGGACCCATGAAAACAATGCAGTATATCATGCCCATCATGTTCCTGTTCATACTCAATTCCTTCTCTGCTGCCTTAACCTATTATTACTTTCTACAAAACCTGATCACCATAGGCCAGCAAATGATAATCCGCAGGTTTGTGGATGATGAAAAGATAAGGCAAAAATTAGATGACTATAAAATTCAGCATACTACTAAGAAAAAATCAGGGTTCAGACAAAAAATAGAGGCAGCTGTGAAAGGAAAAAGTAATGGTTTGAGTTTTAAGGAAAGGTATTACCAGGAGATGAGGAAGAAGAAGGATAAGAAGTGA